From a single Intestinibaculum porci genomic region:
- a CDS encoding Na/Pi cotransporter family protein, giving the protein MNETMKTLFGLFGGLAIFLFGMNQMSDALQKAAGERMKKILAMFTSNPVRGVLAGALVTAVLQSSSATTVMAIGFVSAGLMTLPQAISVIFGANIGTTMTAQLIAFDINDYIYPIIFVGFLTNFIGKKEKTKSIGTVILSFGLLFLGISTMSSVMKPLANSPVFIHMLEKVADIPVLGVLVGLCMTLVVQSSSATIAVLQNFAAQAGPNGHSLLGLAGAIPVLLGDNIGTTITALLASLGGSRNAKRTAIAHSIFNISGTLLFIWFVKPYAHLITMISPHGAETAVISRQIANAHTGFNLTMTILWTPLLWLMVKIVMRILPETEAEKKARLGTSRVIMYLDDSVINQPAAALQLVVEEAMNLGNRIGEVLRELPAVVRGDQKSEKVMASIEESKELHKAILDYMTKLYANGVLNEDQAHKANGIMYIVDEIDRIRHVCHNVIDISTQDQTGGFSYSAKAISDVNKSLMSTLNMYFATLEVIATGDVSRIHEIKNIKNTLVQFNVNIQNRHLKRVAKGECAKELTASFAELISNIDRITSNCDNILEAVNGHLNLNELRAIEDHVMPSELSLNM; this is encoded by the coding sequence ATGAATGAAACTATGAAAACACTATTCGGTCTCTTTGGCGGTTTAGCGATCTTCCTCTTTGGCATGAACCAGATGAGTGACGCACTGCAGAAAGCTGCCGGGGAACGAATGAAAAAGATACTCGCGATGTTTACATCGAATCCTGTCAGAGGCGTTTTAGCTGGTGCTTTAGTCACGGCGGTATTACAAAGCTCTAGTGCGACCACCGTTATGGCGATCGGCTTTGTATCCGCTGGCTTAATGACCCTGCCGCAGGCGATCTCTGTCATCTTCGGGGCCAATATCGGGACCACGATGACGGCGCAGTTAATTGCTTTTGATATCAATGATTATATTTATCCGATTATTTTTGTCGGCTTCTTGACCAACTTTATTGGTAAGAAAGAAAAGACGAAAAGTATCGGAACCGTTATTTTATCCTTTGGTTTATTATTCTTAGGAATTTCGACAATGAGTTCAGTGATGAAACCATTAGCGAATTCGCCAGTTTTCATCCATATGCTTGAAAAAGTTGCGGATATTCCAGTCTTAGGCGTTTTAGTTGGTTTATGTATGACCCTAGTTGTGCAGAGTTCCAGTGCGACGATTGCCGTACTTCAGAACTTTGCGGCCCAGGCTGGACCAAATGGGCATTCCTTACTTGGTTTAGCGGGCGCCATTCCGGTTTTATTAGGCGATAATATCGGGACCACCATTACGGCTTTATTAGCCTCTTTAGGCGGCAGCCGTAATGCGAAAAGAACGGCGATTGCCCATTCGATCTTCAATATTTCCGGAACCTTATTATTTATCTGGTTCGTCAAACCTTATGCCCATCTGATTACAATGATTTCTCCCCATGGGGCGGAAACCGCAGTCATCTCTCGTCAGATTGCCAATGCCCATACAGGCTTCAACTTAACAATGACAATTTTATGGACGCCATTATTATGGTTAATGGTCAAGATCGTGATGCGTATCTTACCAGAAACAGAAGCGGAAAAGAAAGCGCGTTTAGGAACGAGTCGTGTCATTATGTACTTAGATGATTCGGTCATCAATCAGCCTGCGGCCGCTTTACAGTTAGTCGTTGAAGAAGCAATGAACTTAGGTAACCGCATTGGGGAAGTGTTACGAGAATTGCCAGCTGTTGTCCGCGGTGATCAAAAGAGCGAAAAAGTTATGGCATCGATTGAAGAAAGCAAAGAGCTTCATAAAGCCATTCTTGATTATATGACCAAGCTTTATGCCAATGGTGTCTTAAATGAAGATCAGGCCCATAAAGCCAATGGTATTATGTATATCGTTGATGAAATTGATCGTATCCGTCATGTCTGTCACAATGTTATTGATATTTCAACGCAGGATCAGACCGGTGGCTTCAGTTACAGCGCTAAAGCCATTTCGGATGTCAATAAATCCTTAATGTCGACTTTAAATATGTACTTTGCGACGTTAGAAGTCATTGCGACAGGCGATGTCAGTCGGATTCATGAGATTAAGAATATTAAAAACACCTTGGTGCAGTTTAATGTCAATATTCAGAATCGCCACTTAAAACGTGTCGCTAAAGGAGAATGCGCAAAAGAATTAACAGCTTCCTTTGCTGAGCTGATTTCGAATATCGATCGTATTACCAGTAACTGTGATAACATCTTAGAGGCGGTTAACGGTCATCTCAATCTCAATGAGTTAAGAGCGATTGAAGACCACGTGATGCCTTCTGAATTATCCTTGAATATGTAA
- the mnmA gene encoding tRNA 2-thiouridine(34) synthase MnmA has translation MSQRVVLGLSGGVDSAVAAYMLKKQGYDVICVFMRNWDSQLNNDILGNPTNNDPVCSQEMDYNDAKAVADALGLELKRVDFIKEYWDHVFTYFLDEYGKGRTPNPDILCNKEIKFKAFLQYAEELDADYIATGHYARVEHRDGDDVMLRGVDGNKDQTYFLCQLNQHQLKKSLFPIGELTKPEVRQIAHDLHLPVADKKDSTGICFIGERDFREFLKNYIPAKPGKIVDYATKKVIGEHQGIMYYTIGQRRGLEIGGKGGPWFVIGKEYDQNILYVASGDSNQWLLSDEALITGVNWISSTKPEGDFDCTAKFRYRQKDNDVSIRFINEDTIYVTFKKPIKAVTPGQAAVFYDGEVCLGGGTIDKVYHNNKELEYL, from the coding sequence ATGAGCCAAAGAGTTGTATTAGGCTTAAGCGGGGGCGTTGATAGCGCCGTAGCTGCCTATATGTTAAAAAAACAAGGCTATGATGTCATTTGTGTATTTATGAGAAACTGGGATTCTCAGTTAAATAATGATATATTAGGAAACCCGACGAATAATGATCCTGTCTGTTCCCAGGAAATGGATTATAATGATGCGAAAGCGGTCGCTGACGCATTAGGCTTAGAATTAAAAAGAGTCGACTTTATTAAGGAATACTGGGACCATGTCTTTACTTATTTCTTAGATGAATATGGCAAAGGCCGTACCCCTAATCCAGATATTTTATGTAATAAAGAAATTAAGTTTAAAGCATTCTTGCAGTATGCTGAAGAATTAGATGCCGATTATATTGCGACCGGCCATTATGCCCGCGTGGAACATCGCGATGGGGATGATGTGATGTTAAGAGGGGTGGATGGCAATAAAGACCAGACCTACTTCTTATGTCAGCTCAATCAGCATCAGTTAAAGAAATCACTCTTCCCCATCGGTGAATTAACCAAACCGGAAGTGCGTCAGATCGCTCATGATCTTCACTTGCCCGTTGCCGATAAGAAAGATTCTACCGGTATCTGTTTTATCGGAGAACGTGATTTCAGAGAATTCTTAAAGAACTATATTCCGGCCAAACCAGGGAAGATTGTCGATTATGCAACAAAGAAAGTGATTGGCGAACACCAGGGGATTATGTACTATACGATTGGTCAGCGCCGCGGCCTGGAAATTGGCGGCAAGGGCGGCCCTTGGTTTGTCATCGGTAAAGAATATGATCAGAATATTCTTTACGTCGCTAGTGGTGATTCTAACCAGTGGTTATTATCTGATGAGGCCCTCATTACCGGCGTGAACTGGATTTCCTCAACGAAACCAGAAGGTGATTTTGACTGCACGGCCAAATTCCGTTATCGTCAGAAAGATAATGATGTCAGCATTCGTTTTATCAACGAAGATACCATCTATGTCACTTTCAAAAAGCCAATCAAAGCCGTTACGCCAGGTCAGGCAGCGGTCTTCTATGATGGTGAAGTATGCTTAGGCGGCGGCACCATTGATAAGGTTTATCACAATAATAAGGAGCTTGAATATTTATAA